In Leeia speluncae, a genomic segment contains:
- a CDS encoding GlxA family transcriptional regulator, whose amino-acid sequence MSPEQLPEIPVYIVVTPGFMMLDLAGPAEAFRLARQFGGPFRMQLVGPEEKVASSLGLPVCDLKPLPDNVPDHALVVISGVENSAEMYQLPAAEEVVKWLVAQRNGEHYLATICSAAQLAARAGLLDGKRCTTHHTIIDRLKKMAPEAKVEDDRVFVEDGRFFSSAGVTAGIDLALYLIEKLAGAALAQQVAREMVVYLRRSGHDPQLSPWLEGRNHMHPAIHKVQDAISQFPDRHWSLNDLADIACMSVRNLSRLFKQHVGDSVLDYQQRLRVAYARQLIQATNVPIERVAEKSGFASARDFRRVWAKFEPLPPALVRQQMMEAV is encoded by the coding sequence ATGTCGCCTGAGCAATTACCAGAAATCCCGGTTTATATTGTTGTCACGCCGGGCTTCATGATGTTGGATCTAGCTGGGCCTGCAGAGGCCTTTCGCCTTGCGCGCCAATTTGGCGGACCTTTCCGTATGCAATTAGTTGGTCCAGAAGAAAAGGTGGCTAGTTCTCTAGGACTGCCGGTGTGTGATTTAAAACCGCTACCAGATAATGTGCCAGATCATGCCTTGGTGGTGATTTCTGGCGTTGAAAACTCTGCCGAAATGTACCAGTTGCCAGCAGCAGAAGAAGTAGTGAAGTGGTTGGTGGCGCAACGAAATGGCGAACACTACTTAGCAACGATATGTTCGGCCGCCCAGTTGGCGGCAAGAGCGGGTTTATTAGATGGCAAGCGTTGCACAACGCACCATACGATTATCGATCGATTAAAGAAAATGGCGCCAGAAGCCAAAGTGGAAGACGACCGCGTATTTGTCGAAGATGGACGATTCTTTAGTAGTGCGGGTGTTACCGCTGGGATTGATTTAGCACTTTATCTCATCGAAAAACTAGCTGGTGCAGCACTTGCTCAGCAAGTGGCGAGGGAAATGGTGGTGTATTTGCGCCGAAGTGGGCATGACCCTCAGTTATCGCCTTGGCTAGAAGGCCGTAACCACATGCATCCTGCGATTCATAAAGTGCAAGATGCCATTAGCCAATTCCCTGATCGTCATTGGTCGCTGAATGATTTAGCCGATATTGCCTGTATGAGCGTCAGAAACCTTAGTCGCTTATTTAAACAACACGTGGGTGATAGCGTGCTCGATTATCAGCAACGCCTGCGCGTGGCGTATGCAAGACAATTGATTCAAGCGACGAATGTGCCAATTGAACGAGTGGCTGAAAAATCGGGTTTTGCTTCAGCAAGAGATTTTAGACGGGTTTGGGCAAAGTTCGAACCATTGCCGCCGGCCTTGGTAAGGCAACAGATGATGGAAGCGGTTTGA
- a CDS encoding EamA family transporter produces MAIRHLMLALMIVVVWGVNFVIIKFGLHNVPPLLLGALRFLAAALPAIFFVPRPKVPLSLYLAYGLTISVGQFGFMFSAIYVGMPTGLTSVVLQSQAFFTLILSAMWLKEHWHSNQLIGLLLAAGGLMLIGLSHGVSMPILGFLLTLAGALMWATGNIVTRFVARVGNVNMFAFVVWASLVPPIPFFLLSLLLEGPQKIAAAFHGFDGVSLGAVLYLAWVATLLGYGSWSKLLAIYPANKVAPFSLLVPVVGLLTAWLVLNEQLSSLQWAGCGLLMLGLLVNVFGGVWWRKWRAAKEVVNVA; encoded by the coding sequence ATGGCCATACGCCATTTAATGTTAGCGTTAATGATTGTGGTGGTGTGGGGCGTAAACTTTGTCATTATCAAGTTTGGCCTGCATAACGTGCCGCCACTTTTACTCGGTGCATTACGCTTTTTAGCCGCTGCATTGCCGGCGATTTTCTTTGTGCCACGTCCTAAAGTGCCGCTATCTCTCTACCTAGCGTATGGGTTAACCATTTCTGTTGGTCAATTTGGCTTTATGTTTTCCGCTATTTATGTCGGCATGCCAACGGGGTTAACCTCGGTTGTCTTACAGTCCCAGGCCTTTTTTACGCTCATCCTTTCTGCCATGTGGTTAAAAGAACACTGGCACAGCAATCAATTAATTGGTTTGTTGCTTGCAGCGGGCGGTTTGATGCTGATTGGTTTATCGCACGGCGTGTCGATGCCAATTCTTGGCTTCTTGCTCACGCTGGCTGGTGCGTTGATGTGGGCGACTGGCAATATTGTGACCCGCTTCGTCGCCAGAGTCGGCAACGTGAATATGTTCGCCTTTGTGGTGTGGGCTAGCTTAGTACCGCCCATCCCGTTTTTCCTGCTTTCTCTTTTATTGGAAGGCCCGCAGAAAATTGCAGCGGCATTCCATGGTTTTGATGGGGTTAGCCTAGGTGCAGTGCTGTATTTGGCTTGGGTTGCTACCTTGTTGGGCTATGGTAGTTGGAGCAAATTGCTCGCTATTTATCCCGCCAATAAAGTCGCTCCGTTTAGTTTGTTAGTGCCTGTCGTTGGCTTGCTAACTGCATGGCTGGTGTTAAACGAACAATTGTCATCACTGCAATGGGCGGGTTGTGGGCTATTGATGCTAGGCCTACTCGTCAATGTGTTTGGTGGCGTGTGGTGGAGAAAGTGGCGCGCTGCGAAGGAGGTGGTTAATGTCGCCTGA
- a CDS encoding cysteine hydrolase family protein codes for MSPKTAVLVIDVQDSFFHRPYYEADQLPVFQEKLTKLLAGAASKNIPILHVFHVESEGHFSIESGLVKPMDWLPDNAAAVFYKHVHNAFTETRLQAWLIQEGITRLVITGIRTEQCCETTTRVACDLGFEVLFASEATMTFSMAHANGRVYRPSEIRERTELVLDGRFAQVVTVEETLAML; via the coding sequence ATGAGCCCAAAAACCGCCGTGTTGGTGATTGATGTACAAGATTCATTTTTTCATCGTCCTTATTATGAAGCAGACCAACTGCCTGTATTTCAGGAAAAACTAACGAAGTTATTAGCAGGTGCTGCAAGCAAGAATATACCGATTCTGCATGTGTTTCATGTCGAGTCAGAAGGGCATTTTTCGATTGAAAGTGGTCTAGTCAAACCAATGGATTGGTTGCCTGATAATGCCGCTGCCGTATTTTATAAACACGTCCATAACGCGTTTACCGAAACAAGACTTCAAGCATGGCTGATTCAAGAGGGGATTACCCGCTTAGTGATTACCGGTATTCGAACAGAGCAGTGTTGTGAAACGACCACTCGGGTGGCCTGTGATTTAGGTTTTGAAGTGTTGTTTGCAAGCGAAGCGACCATGACATTTAGCATGGCGCATGCGAATGGGCGGGTTTATCGGCCATCTGAAATCCGGGAGAGAACGGAGTTAGTGTTAGATGGCCGATTCGCCCAAGTCGTAACCGTAGAGGAAACTTTGGCAATGCTCTAA
- a CDS encoding DJ-1/PfpI family protein — MKVGIFVFDGVEVLDFAGPFEVFTTANRVAKKLQVSEGNLFDVGLIGLSKEFVTARAGLKIWPDMSLSDVAVLDVLLVPGGVVDACVKDAELIGWIRQQSAQVPLIASICTGAFVLAEAGLLNGKSATTHWEDIPDLTAQYPLISVQSNVRWVDEGALVTSAGISAGIDMSLHLIERLVGRQLALATAKQLEFDWTENA, encoded by the coding sequence ATGAAGGTTGGCATCTTTGTATTTGATGGTGTTGAGGTCCTCGATTTTGCAGGGCCATTTGAAGTATTTACTACTGCTAATCGCGTAGCGAAGAAGCTTCAGGTCAGTGAGGGGAATCTCTTTGATGTCGGTTTGATTGGCCTCTCGAAGGAATTTGTTACGGCTAGAGCGGGTTTAAAAATTTGGCCGGATATGTCTCTGTCTGACGTTGCTGTATTAGATGTTTTGCTGGTGCCGGGCGGGGTAGTTGATGCGTGTGTTAAAGATGCGGAGCTGATTGGCTGGATTCGACAGCAGTCAGCGCAAGTGCCGCTCATTGCATCGATTTGTACGGGGGCTTTTGTGTTAGCAGAAGCCGGGCTACTGAATGGCAAAAGCGCAACGACACATTGGGAAGATATTCCCGATCTTACTGCGCAATACCCGTTGATATCTGTGCAGTCGAATGTGAGATGGGTAGATGAAGGGGCGCTCGTGACTTCTGCTGGTATTTCAGCCGGGATTGATATGTCTTTGCACCTAATTGAGCGGTTGGTTGGCCGGCAACTTGCGTTGGCAACGGCTAAACAACTGGAGTTTGATTGGACTGAAAACGCATAA
- a CDS encoding tetratricopeptide repeat protein has translation MPLIAKPLTKISLGLMLCASAFTVIAREYPALKEVGAGKNSYQFVLKDPVTNKALPNTRYRLFAYETPIKGVENYPETNVGVVYGTTDANGKTAKVKVAKKVASRDWVLNRVVGKGSKGEAFYMPAANADYAIDVDGSLVYCGKADANGNTDFLTVNGDHRLDSYELDPLSEADLAFCQQNLTAMDAFPADVTPAQSFDALASLYRPVADQLSKGLVKIVSTKLLALSIATKDEGKVAYAVEERLKEGNDADILNNIGYDLIDGNMLVEKGLALVDKALEQRPDDFYAQDSKGWALFKLGKTQDALVWLKKSYDTYNKTDGNDTAALIENLAHLAEVQYQLGNKEEATKLLHKGYEQDPSSTLIADTAKRLNISLEDAEVPVIAEPPPAI, from the coding sequence ATGCCGCTAATTGCAAAACCGCTAACAAAAATCAGTTTGGGCTTGATGCTTTGCGCATCTGCATTCACTGTCATCGCGAGAGAATACCCCGCCTTAAAAGAAGTGGGGGCAGGAAAAAATAGCTACCAATTCGTGCTTAAAGACCCTGTCACGAACAAGGCACTACCAAATACCCGCTACCGCTTGTTTGCGTATGAAACACCAATTAAAGGTGTCGAAAATTATCCAGAAACCAATGTGGGCGTGGTCTACGGCACCACAGATGCGAATGGTAAAACCGCAAAAGTTAAAGTGGCAAAAAAAGTGGCAAGCCGAGACTGGGTACTAAACCGTGTGGTAGGTAAAGGAAGTAAAGGCGAAGCGTTTTATATGCCTGCCGCAAATGCAGATTACGCAATTGATGTAGACGGTAGCTTGGTTTATTGCGGTAAGGCAGATGCGAATGGTAATACCGATTTTCTTACTGTGAATGGCGATCACCGTCTGGACAGTTATGAATTAGACCCGCTAAGCGAAGCTGATTTGGCATTTTGCCAGCAAAACTTAACGGCGATGGATGCATTTCCTGCTGATGTGACCCCCGCACAAAGTTTTGATGCGTTAGCTAGCCTTTATCGCCCAGTGGCTGATCAACTCAGTAAAGGGCTTGTGAAGATTGTCTCGACGAAGTTGTTGGCATTATCGATCGCGACAAAAGATGAAGGCAAAGTCGCTTATGCAGTGGAAGAACGTTTGAAGGAAGGGAATGACGCTGATATTTTGAATAATATTGGTTACGACCTAATCGATGGCAATATGCTCGTTGAAAAAGGGTTGGCGCTAGTAGATAAAGCGCTGGAACAACGGCCTGATGACTTTTACGCGCAAGACAGTAAAGGTTGGGCGTTGTTTAAATTGGGTAAAACCCAAGATGCCTTGGTTTGGCTGAAGAAATCTTATGACACCTACAATAAGACGGATGGCAATGATACCGCCGCATTGATCGAGAACTTAGCGCATCTAGCGGAAGTGCAGTATCAATTAGGTAATAAAGAAGAAGCCACCAAGTTGCTACATAAAGGATATGAGCAAGATCCATCTAGTACGCTGATTGCTGACACGGCCAAACGATTAAATATTTCATTGGAAGATGCAGAAGTGCCGGTGATTGCCGAGCCTCCTCCTGCAATCTAA
- the ccoG gene encoding cytochrome c oxidase accessory protein CcoG, with protein MQAKPIQFYRKSEGIYPKVVKGRFYFWRWSLVLLTQLIYFCTPWLNWDGRQAIRFDIPEGRLYLFDLILWPQDALVMAFILIFCAIGLFWVTAIAGRLFCGFACPQTVYTNLFMAIERFCEGDHLARRKLDGQAWSANKVVRKGSKHLIWIGFSIAAGLTFVGYFSPIRTLPMQLLHLETGPWESFWFIFYAAFMYVQAGLAREAVCQHMCPYSRFQGVMVDAQTKTVAYDALRGEPRGAHRQDADHKPQGSCVDCGICVQVCPVGIDIRQGLQYQCINCGLCIDACDQVMAKTKQPLGLIRFESERGFAWKGQAAKLSRPRLYVYGGLMLSMVIASVVFFLQREPVEVDLVRDRGLLARENNQGQIENAYLLRLSNMQQVPVTYRLSIQSPVALSILGSNTVTALPGEVVTKTMTIVGEVDALKKGVVHFTLEANTQQKAVRHGKTESTFITP; from the coding sequence ATGCAGGCGAAGCCCATACAGTTTTATCGTAAAAGCGAGGGAATCTACCCAAAAGTAGTCAAGGGACGTTTCTACTTTTGGCGATGGTCACTTGTGTTGCTAACGCAACTAATTTACTTCTGTACCCCTTGGTTAAACTGGGATGGCCGGCAAGCTATTCGATTTGATATTCCAGAAGGTCGCCTTTATCTGTTTGACCTTATCTTGTGGCCGCAAGATGCGTTAGTGATGGCATTTATTCTTATCTTCTGTGCCATTGGTCTCTTTTGGGTAACCGCTATTGCAGGGCGTCTCTTCTGTGGTTTTGCCTGTCCGCAAACCGTTTATACCAATTTATTTATGGCGATCGAACGCTTTTGCGAAGGGGATCACCTTGCTCGCCGTAAGCTAGACGGGCAAGCGTGGAGCGCCAATAAGGTCGTACGCAAAGGGAGCAAGCATCTGATCTGGATTGGGTTCTCAATTGCAGCGGGTTTGACGTTTGTTGGGTACTTCTCTCCCATCCGAACCTTGCCCATGCAACTACTTCACCTTGAGACGGGGCCTTGGGAAAGTTTCTGGTTTATTTTCTATGCTGCTTTTATGTATGTGCAGGCAGGGCTAGCAAGAGAGGCGGTTTGCCAGCATATGTGCCCGTACTCTCGTTTTCAGGGGGTGATGGTCGACGCGCAAACAAAAACGGTAGCTTACGATGCATTACGTGGCGAGCCACGTGGGGCGCATCGGCAGGATGCCGATCATAAACCCCAGGGCAGTTGTGTGGATTGTGGAATCTGCGTGCAAGTCTGCCCGGTGGGTATCGATATTCGCCAGGGCTTACAGTATCAGTGTATTAATTGCGGATTATGTATTGATGCCTGTGATCAAGTCATGGCGAAAACCAAGCAACCGCTTGGCCTGATTCGCTTTGAATCCGAGCGAGGATTCGCGTGGAAAGGCCAGGCGGCGAAACTTTCTCGCCCACGGCTGTATGTGTATGGCGGTTTAATGCTCTCGATGGTCATCGCTTCTGTGGTGTTTTTTCTTCAGCGAGAACCCGTGGAAGTGGATTTGGTGCGTGATCGTGGATTATTGGCCAGAGAGAATAATCAAGGGCAAATTGAAAACGCTTATTTGCTGCGCTTAAGCAATATGCAGCAAGTGCCGGTGACGTATCGCTTGTCTATTCAGTCGCCTGTAGCGCTTAGTATTTTGGGATCAAATACAGTGACTGCGTTACCGGGAGAGGTGGTAACGAAAACCATGACCATTGTTGGGGAGGTAGATGCGCTCAAGAAAGGGGTGGTTCACTTCACGCTAGAAGCCAATACGCAGCAAAAGGCCGTTCGGCATGGCAAGACAGAAAGTACATTTATTACCCCGTAA
- a CDS encoding aminotransferase-like domain-containing protein, giving the protein MPASDKETAKYLQLVATIGLQIQQGVLKAGDALLSVRAARKAYQLSPSTIMQAYYLLESQGVIEARPRSGYYVCQTRPRKLASPSVTTPVNTASELTVSDFIFQILDSVRDPSFVPLGSSFPDPASYPLSQLGRFLSKAAKQLTPSDTLQHLSPGYDALRRQIALRYLRLGATVSLDEIVVVSGAMEGISIALQAVTKPGDLVAIESPAFYGGLQAIERLGLKAIEVPTDPETGVSIEALANVLAEHPVKACLFMLNHQNPMGGVVPKPARQALLQLLAQYDLPLIEDDVYAELYHPNTTPICTKADDDAHRVIHVGSFAKSLAPGYRLGWVAAGRYAEAIRRIKLASSISTSLPIQMAIADYLETGNYDRHLRQLRATFFQNYLRLIEAIATHFPVGTKVSMPTGGYFLWVELPDDILALSLYERALAAGISIAPGPIFSVDGSYRHCIRLNFAYVDEAIEHHIAQLAVLMSA; this is encoded by the coding sequence ATGCCTGCCTCAGATAAAGAGACCGCTAAATATTTGCAGCTAGTCGCAACGATTGGGCTGCAAATTCAGCAGGGCGTATTAAAGGCCGGCGATGCATTATTATCTGTTCGGGCGGCAAGAAAAGCCTATCAGTTAAGCCCTTCCACCATTATGCAAGCCTATTACCTTTTGGAAAGCCAAGGGGTGATCGAGGCGCGCCCTCGGTCGGGGTACTACGTTTGCCAAACGAGACCCAGAAAACTAGCTTCACCTTCCGTGACCACGCCGGTGAATACGGCAAGCGAGCTAACGGTTAGTGACTTTATCTTTCAGATATTGGACTCTGTCCGTGATCCCTCCTTTGTGCCATTGGGGTCTAGCTTTCCAGATCCTGCTAGCTATCCACTTTCGCAGCTGGGGCGGTTTTTGTCTAAGGCCGCCAAACAGTTAACCCCATCGGACACATTGCAGCATCTTTCGCCCGGCTATGACGCCTTACGCCGACAAATTGCATTGCGCTATTTGCGATTAGGCGCAACCGTTTCTTTAGATGAAATTGTGGTGGTTTCTGGTGCAATGGAAGGCATTTCGATTGCTTTGCAAGCGGTAACCAAACCGGGTGACCTGGTGGCGATCGAGTCCCCTGCATTTTATGGTGGCTTACAGGCGATAGAACGCTTGGGGTTAAAAGCAATTGAGGTGCCGACAGACCCTGAAACAGGCGTTAGCATCGAGGCACTTGCCAATGTATTGGCCGAGCACCCTGTTAAAGCGTGTCTGTTTATGTTGAATCATCAGAATCCCATGGGTGGGGTGGTGCCTAAACCTGCGCGACAAGCCTTATTACAATTGCTAGCGCAATATGATTTGCCGCTCATCGAAGATGACGTGTATGCCGAGCTTTATCATCCAAATACCACGCCGATTTGCACAAAAGCAGACGATGACGCCCATCGGGTGATTCATGTCGGATCATTTGCGAAGTCTCTCGCACCCGGGTATCGATTGGGCTGGGTGGCGGCAGGGCGCTATGCAGAAGCCATTCGGCGCATCAAATTAGCTAGCAGCATTTCCACTAGCTTACCAATACAAATGGCCATTGCGGATTATTTGGAGACCGGAAATTATGATCGGCATTTACGCCAGCTGCGCGCCACTTTTTTCCAAAATTATCTACGCTTAATTGAGGCAATTGCCACTCATTTCCCTGTTGGTACAAAAGTCTCTATGCCAACAGGTGGTTACTTTTTATGGGTGGAGTTACCAGATGACATATTGGCACTCTCCTTGTATGAGCGTGCGTTAGCGGCAGGGATTAGTATCGCGCCTGGCCCAATCTTTTCAGTCGATGGCAGTTATCGGCATTGCATTCGATTGAATTTTGCGTATGTCGATGAAGCGATTGAACACCATATCGCGCAGCTAGCGGTGCTAATGTCCGCGTAG
- the dtd gene encoding D-aminoacyl-tRNA deacylase codes for MRVLLQRVSEAAVRVDGQVTGEIGQGLLLLVGIIEGDDTTDMDWVIRKLLNLRIFEDEQGVMNRSVLETGGDVLAVSQFTLFASTKKGNRPSWSKAAPPTISKPLFDAFVDLLSNTLGKPVPTGVFGADMKVSLINDGPVTLMLDSKNPE; via the coding sequence ATGCGTGTGTTATTACAGCGGGTATCGGAAGCGGCCGTTCGTGTAGACGGGCAAGTAACGGGTGAAATTGGTCAAGGTTTGTTGTTATTGGTCGGGATTATCGAAGGTGACGATACGACCGATATGGACTGGGTGATTCGTAAACTACTGAATCTTCGTATTTTTGAAGATGAACAAGGTGTGATGAATCGCTCTGTATTGGAAACCGGAGGGGATGTTTTGGCGGTGAGCCAATTTACCCTTTTTGCGAGTACCAAAAAAGGAAATCGCCCGTCTTGGAGTAAAGCAGCCCCCCCAACCATCTCTAAGCCATTGTTTGATGCATTTGTAGATTTGCTATCTAACACACTTGGAAAACCAGTGCCTACTGGCGTGTTTGGGGCGGATATGAAAGTGTCGCTCATTAATGATGGCCCGGTTACGCTGATGCTTGATTCGAAAAATCCAGAATAA
- a CDS encoding serine/threonine protein kinase: MDHQNKPYYNLTPDFILDAIDDIGFRTDGRLLALNSFENRVYQVGIEEEKPLIAKFYRPNRWTDEAILEEHQFLLQMAEAEIPVVAPIKNKNGETLHHIHGHRVTLFERKGGRPPELDIAETRLWLGRFLGRIHAVGKQQPFAHRPQLNTTTFGEDAIANILRSGFVPAHLQSNWEQTAQSALAACKSIFDSLGTLDSLRLHGDCHPSNVLWTDNGPHFVDFDDSRMGPAIQDLWMLVSGDIDEQRNQLTDLLIGYEDFCEFDWREVKLIEPLRTLRMLHHSAWLCNRWEDPAFPAAFPWFTEGAYWEEQTRLLSLQIASITNDE; the protein is encoded by the coding sequence ATGGACCATCAGAACAAGCCTTATTACAACCTGACGCCAGATTTTATCTTAGATGCGATTGACGACATTGGTTTTCGTACTGATGGTCGTCTGTTGGCGCTTAATAGCTTTGAAAATCGGGTGTATCAGGTCGGCATTGAGGAAGAAAAACCACTGATTGCCAAGTTTTATCGCCCTAATCGCTGGACGGATGAAGCCATTCTAGAAGAACACCAATTTTTGCTTCAAATGGCAGAAGCAGAAATCCCCGTGGTGGCGCCAATTAAAAATAAAAACGGCGAAACGCTGCATCACATTCATGGGCATCGCGTGACGTTGTTTGAGCGAAAAGGCGGTCGCCCACCTGAATTAGACATCGCAGAAACAAGGCTATGGCTGGGTCGCTTTTTAGGCCGGATTCACGCCGTAGGTAAACAGCAACCTTTCGCCCATCGCCCTCAGCTAAACACCACGACGTTTGGTGAAGACGCCATTGCCAATATCTTGCGATCCGGCTTTGTCCCTGCGCATTTGCAAAGCAATTGGGAGCAAACCGCACAAAGCGCCCTAGCCGCTTGCAAATCCATTTTTGACTCACTAGGGACACTTGATTCTTTGCGCTTGCATGGAGATTGCCACCCATCCAACGTACTGTGGACAGATAATGGACCACACTTTGTCGACTTTGACGATAGCCGAATGGGACCCGCCATTCAGGACTTATGGATGCTCGTGTCCGGCGATATTGATGAACAGCGCAATCAATTAACTGATTTATTAATCGGCTACGAAGACTTTTGCGAGTTCGATTGGCGAGAAGTCAAATTGATCGAGCCACTCCGAACGCTGCGCATGCTACATCACAGCGCATGGCTATGTAATCGCTGGGAAGACCCGGCCTTTCCCGCTGCATTTCCATGGTTCACAGAAGGTGCGTATTGGGAAGAACAAACGCGATTATTGTCATTACAGATAGCGTCTATCACAAACGATGAGTAG
- a CDS encoding methyl-accepting chemotaxis protein: MRNNQPITGKSVQLTPGVAYITQTNTAGIITYANDDFCKASGYIDSELIGQNHNLIRHPDMPEACFADLWQSLKNGTPWDGLMKNRCKNGDHYWVHAFVSPIEDHGVITGFTSARTAATAEEIAKVEPIYRSLQAGETTYTIKNGKLRRRNIFSFFNPIRRIKESSVSQQITLLIAAVVIGIALIGTLSQAILNEVKVNGPIYSKVVDDKDLIADILPPPEYLIESWLTALEMARAKPAELPAFEKKMQTLTSDYQTRHQYWVDKMPAGALREAMLTESYQPALTFMKIRDDEFIPAVKAGDTDKTNAALEKMKAAYLQHRAAVDKTVSIATTQIATNEELARTTISKSTITLIIATTLIGLMIVGFGVFLVKMIRTLLGGDPRYAREIVRHIAAGNLRVPVKLSNTENSSLLNSLKGMQSKLHEAVGGIQSGAVTVASTAEQVAQSAAHVKNFTDAQSAISAAVASNIEQMSASVGNVAQNANSAHEQAVSSGQICEAGAVVVEQSVASMQNIANVVSDTVTSVRSIEARSKQIEAIVSTIKEIADQTNLLALNAAIEAARAGESGRGFSVVADEVRNLAERTGQATKEISLTVDTIRVDMSSLVHSMESVNETAMSGATLANEAGDAIQKINRSSRQVVEMVDSITRAVLEQERAVSDISQHIEKITQLAEENDQTAKESSQAAEHLHGAAHDLSMAVQRFAA; the protein is encoded by the coding sequence ATGCGAAATAACCAACCCATCACAGGTAAATCGGTTCAATTAACACCGGGTGTTGCCTATATCACGCAAACCAACACAGCCGGAATCATCACGTATGCAAATGATGATTTCTGCAAAGCGAGTGGCTACATCGATAGCGAGCTGATTGGGCAAAACCACAATCTGATTCGTCATCCAGACATGCCAGAAGCGTGCTTTGCAGATTTATGGCAATCACTAAAAAATGGCACGCCATGGGATGGGTTAATGAAAAACCGTTGTAAAAACGGCGATCATTATTGGGTACATGCCTTTGTCTCGCCAATTGAGGATCATGGTGTCATTACAGGCTTTACGTCAGCTAGAACGGCGGCAACCGCAGAAGAAATTGCTAAAGTAGAGCCTATTTACCGCTCACTTCAAGCGGGAGAGACCACCTACACGATCAAAAATGGGAAGTTGCGCCGTCGAAATATCTTCTCTTTCTTTAATCCGATTCGCCGGATCAAAGAGTCGAGTGTCTCACAACAAATTACTCTTTTAATTGCAGCAGTTGTCATTGGTATTGCGCTGATCGGCACGCTTTCTCAGGCGATCCTGAACGAAGTAAAAGTAAATGGCCCAATCTATAGCAAGGTAGTCGATGATAAAGATCTGATTGCAGATATTTTGCCGCCGCCAGAATACCTGATTGAATCCTGGTTAACCGCTTTAGAAATGGCAAGAGCAAAACCTGCCGAGCTACCCGCCTTTGAAAAGAAAATGCAAACGCTCACTAGCGACTATCAAACGCGGCATCAATATTGGGTAGATAAAATGCCAGCTGGCGCGCTCCGTGAAGCGATGCTGACCGAGTCTTACCAACCCGCGCTAACCTTCATGAAAATTCGAGATGACGAGTTTATTCCGGCGGTAAAAGCAGGTGACACAGACAAAACCAATGCAGCATTAGAAAAGATGAAAGCCGCGTATTTGCAGCACCGCGCCGCCGTGGATAAAACGGTATCGATTGCAACGACGCAAATTGCTACCAACGAAGAATTAGCTAGAACCACTATTTCGAAGTCCACTATAACCTTGATTATTGCGACAACCCTCATTGGTTTGATGATTGTTGGCTTTGGTGTTTTCTTGGTGAAAATGATTAGAACGCTATTAGGCGGCGACCCACGCTATGCTCGTGAAATTGTTCGGCACATCGCCGCCGGTAACTTGCGTGTTCCGGTTAAGCTTAGCAACACAGAAAATAGTAGCCTACTGAATTCACTCAAAGGCATGCAATCCAAACTGCATGAAGCGGTGGGAGGCATTCAATCGGGCGCGGTGACCGTTGCCTCTACCGCCGAACAAGTGGCACAAAGTGCTGCACATGTAAAAAACTTTACCGATGCTCAAAGCGCAATCTCTGCCGCGGTGGCGAGCAATATCGAACAAATGTCTGCTAGCGTGGGGAATGTGGCCCAAAATGCCAACTCTGCACATGAGCAAGCAGTGAGTTCAGGCCAAATTTGTGAGGCTGGCGCCGTTGTGGTTGAGCAATCCGTTGCCAGCATGCAAAACATTGCGAATGTAGTTAGCGATACGGTGACCTCGGTTCGCTCGATTGAAGCACGCTCTAAACAAATTGAAGCCATCGTTTCCACGATTAAAGAAATCGCAGACCAAACCAATTTACTAGCGCTAAATGCAGCGATTGAAGCAGCGCGTGCAGGAGAGTCTGGCCGTGGTTTCTCTGTGGTGGCAGATGAAGTACGAAACTTGGCAGAGCGAACCGGTCAAGCCACTAAAGAGATTAGCCTGACGGTAGATACGATCCGTGTAGATATGTCTTCACTCGTGCATTCTATGGAATCGGTTAACGAAACAGCCATGTCTGGCGCCACATTAGCAAATGAAGCGGGAGATGCGATTCAGAAGATCAATCGTAGCTCTAGGCAAGTGGTCGAGATGGTCGATTCGATCACCCGCGCGGTGCTAGAACAAGAGCGTGCCGTTTCGGATATTTCACAACACATCGAGAAAATCACCCAACTAGCGGAAGAAAACGACCAAACAGCCAAAGAATCTTCACAAGCGGCAGAGCATTTGCATGGCGCTGCGCATGATTTATCCATGGCGGTTCAACGCTTCGCGGCCTAA